ACGAGGTTTACTCTTCTACCGCCTGATGGAGCAGGCAATAGCTTGTGCCCCCGTGCCGCGTCAAATGATCGTAGGAGGCCATCCACAACATATGGTATATGGTTGAGTAAAGTGCATACCCACTTTCCAGAATACTCAGCTTCACCAACCATTACGTTCTCCCTCTTGCTGACTCTGAGAAAATTCGTCAAAAACCTTTTTCAAGGTCAAACTGCGGAAGTTGGGCTAGCATGACGTTGTGCAGGTAGCCTCCATCAGATCGAATTTCTCTGAAAATCGATCTGACTCAACACGTATCGGGCTTGAGTTGTAGGCTTTGAGGGTGTATGATGCCAAGTAGTGGATATGGCAAATACAAATCGAGCGGACAGACCGAAGGTCGCTGAAAGCTTCCTGGCTCAGATATGGAAAGGGCAGTGGGTGCGGAAAGGCCCGCTTCCTACCAGCGATGGCCGGATGGTAAGAGTACGCTCGCCGGGCATGGAGAACCATGACAGTGGGCCCGATTTTCTGGGCGCAGCAATCCTTTTCGATGACGAGATTATCACCGGGGATATTGAGCTGCATGTGAAGTCGAGCGATTGGCGAGCGCACGGCCATCATCTCGATCCCCATTTCAACCAGGTGATTTTGCACGTAGTTCTCTGGGACGACGCCAAAAAGGCGACGCAGCTTCAGAGTGGCAAGCTCATTCCAACTCTGTCTTTGCGTGACTACCTGAATGGCTCGATGGATGAGCTTTCGCTTAGAGCCCAAGCCCATCCTGCCCCGCCTTTGCCCTGCCGGGGCGTGGGCGATCGATGCGAGCCGGATAAACTCGGTGAGATTCTGGACCGGTTTGGATTAGAGCGTTTCTACTTCAAGTCGGCTGCATTTGAGGTGGAACTGATTCTTGAGGAGCCAGCGCAGGTAGTATACTGGGGCATCATGGGGGCGTTGGGATACACCAAGAACAAGAAGCCTTTCCAGGAATTGGCGCGCCGTTTGCCGGTGCGGGTTCTGGAAAGCATCGCGCTGGAGCCGGAGCCGGAAAACCGTTTGGTCAGATTACAGGCGCTGCTTCTGGGAGCCTCTGGCTTGCTGCCTTCACAGTGTCAGGCAAAATCCGGGCTTGGCAAACTGGCGACTCTGCCAGAACTCGATGAGGCTTGGCGTTCCCTGAACACAGCGCCTAGCATGAGCTACGCTGACTGGCACTTCTCCCGGATGCATCCCAATAATTTTCCCACCCAGCGCCTTCTGGCAGCCGGATGTCTGGTCGATCGTCATCTGGAGAAAGGCTTGTTCAATAGCGTGATCGACCTCGTGGGCAGGGCAAAGCCTGGAAGGGAAGCAAAATCGATTGAGGATGGCTTTGTGGTTCCTGCTTTCATCGGGCACGAGCGAGCGCGAGAGATCGTAGTGAATGCAGTATTGCCCTTTTCTTTTGCGTGGGCGGAAATCGGATCACAGCCAAAGCTCAGTCAGCATATTCTGGCGATTTATCGAGCTTATCCCCGTATTGGTGAAAACCAGATCACCCGATATCTCAGCAATCTGTTTTGGGATAACGCGAAATCCAGGAATATCAACTCGGCGCAGAGGCAGCAGGGGATGATCCATCTCTACAAGACGTTCTGCCAGGAACAGCGGTGCGAGGCTTGTGAGATACCTGATTGCTGCTGATCGGATATCCCTTCGGTACTCTCGGGGTGGTTAGACCAGCCTTAAATTCGGCCGGACGTCCATGTCCCAGCCGGAGGATTTCCCCTCCAGGAATTTGAAATAGCCGCAGGCTGCAATCATGGCGGCGTTATCGGTGCAGAGGATCGGGCTGGGAATGAGGACTGGCGTCGAGGAGCGCTCAATCATAGCCTGACGAAGCCTGGAGTTGGCCGCTACCCCTCCGGCAAGGAGTATCTGCCTCACGCCGTTTCTCTTGGCGGCCTCGATGGTTTTGGTGACCAGCACATCGACCACCGATTCCTGAAATCCGGCCGCGATCTCCCCGACCAAATGCTCGGATGCAGGAGAGATTGCTTCCCCGGTAATTCCAAGGTCACGTGCCATGTGGAGTGTCGCTGTTTTGAGTCCACTGAAACTGAAGTCATCGCTATCCTTGAGCCACGCTCGCGGCAAGCGGCGGGGGGTATCGACTCCCTTTGCCGTCCGCTCGATGATCGGTCCGCCCGGATAGCCCAGTCCAAGCAGCCTGGCCACCTTGTCGAATGCCTCACCGGCGGCATCATCGCGAGTCTGGCCCAGTTGCTGGTACTTGCCATGATCATGCATCAGGATCAGGTCGGTGTGTCCGCCGGAGACGATCAGGCAGAGCAATGGAAACTCAGGTGTTCTTGCCTCTTTGTTCTGAAGCCAGTTGGCGTAGATATGGCCTTCGAGGTGGTTGACTCCGATGAGGGGGAGATCGCTAGCCAGCGCCAGCGCCTTGGCCAGATTGACCCCGGCCAGAAGCGATCCGGCAAGTCCGGGTCCGTTGGTGACTGCAATTGCCGTGATATCCTTGAGTTCCAGTTGTGCTTCTGCCAGCGCCTTCTCCGTAATCGGAATGGCAGCCAGCAGGTGTTGGCGCGATGCTACTTCAGGGACGATGCCTCCGTATCGGGCGTGAATTTCCACTTGGGAGGCGATAACATTGGAGAGAATCCTGACGCCATCCTCGACCACCGCCACAGCAGTTTCATCGCAGGAAGTTTCAATACCCAAGAGTTTCATC
The sequence above is drawn from the Dehalococcoidia bacterium genome and encodes:
- a CDS encoding DUF2851 family protein, which gives rise to MANTNRADRPKVAESFLAQIWKGQWVRKGPLPTSDGRMVRVRSPGMENHDSGPDFLGAAILFDDEIITGDIELHVKSSDWRAHGHHLDPHFNQVILHVVLWDDAKKATQLQSGKLIPTLSLRDYLNGSMDELSLRAQAHPAPPLPCRGVGDRCEPDKLGEILDRFGLERFYFKSAAFEVELILEEPAQVVYWGIMGALGYTKNKKPFQELARRLPVRVLESIALEPEPENRLVRLQALLLGASGLLPSQCQAKSGLGKLATLPELDEAWRSLNTAPSMSYADWHFSRMHPNNFPTQRLLAAGCLVDRHLEKGLFNSVIDLVGRAKPGREAKSIEDGFVVPAFIGHERAREIVVNAVLPFSFAWAEIGSQPKLSQHILAIYRAYPRIGENQITRYLSNLFWDNAKSRNINSAQRQQGMIHLYKTFCQEQRCEACEIPDCC
- the tsaD gene encoding tRNA (adenosine(37)-N6)-threonylcarbamoyltransferase complex transferase subunit TsaD, producing the protein MKLLGIETSCDETAVAVVEDGVRILSNVIASQVEIHARYGGIVPEVASRQHLLAAIPITEKALAEAQLELKDITAIAVTNGPGLAGSLLAGVNLAKALALASDLPLIGVNHLEGHIYANWLQNKEARTPEFPLLCLIVSGGHTDLILMHDHGKYQQLGQTRDDAAGEAFDKVARLLGLGYPGGPIIERTAKGVDTPRRLPRAWLKDSDDFSFSGLKTATLHMARDLGITGEAISPASEHLVGEIAAGFQESVVDVLVTKTIEAAKRNGVRQILLAGGVAANSRLRQAMIERSSTPVLIPSPILCTDNAAMIAACGYFKFLEGKSSGWDMDVRPNLRLV